Proteins from a genomic interval of Candidatus Borkfalkia ceftriaxoniphila:
- a CDS encoding Gfo/Idh/MocA family protein, whose protein sequence is MKKLNLAIVGYGGMGSYHGNNYLRENAKFEISGIFDIDASRYAAARENGIENYDRFHSKEEIAADASTDAVLIATPNDSHLEYVTFFAQAGKHIICEKPVALSSAEYAQMLEVCDKNKVVLMVHQNRRWDPDFLTVKKMYDKNALGKFCRIESRVQGANGIPGDWRKFEEKGGGMMLDWGVHLIDQMVYMLPELPESVYCRYFYGAGFEVDDGFRLEMNYNGGLSVEIAVDTNCFIPLPRWTVYGADGTAVIEDWALNGGIVKPVYSKDIKIAGIQAGNGFTKTMAYRTAESVVKSELDKVSPEPNAFYNEFYDVVVDHKEPLIRSSEVMNVMKIMEAAKRSAKENQVITIARH, encoded by the coding sequence GCTCTTATCACGGCAACAACTATCTGCGCGAAAACGCTAAGTTTGAAATCAGCGGGATCTTCGATATCGACGCGTCGCGCTACGCGGCGGCGCGTGAAAACGGCATCGAAAATTACGATCGTTTTCATAGTAAAGAAGAAATTGCCGCGGATGCGTCTACGGACGCAGTTTTGATTGCGACTCCCAACGATTCTCATCTCGAATATGTGACATTTTTTGCGCAGGCAGGAAAGCATATCATCTGCGAAAAGCCCGTGGCGCTTTCGAGCGCCGAATATGCGCAGATGCTCGAAGTATGCGATAAAAATAAAGTCGTTCTGATGGTGCATCAGAACCGACGCTGGGATCCCGACTTTCTGACGGTCAAAAAAATGTATGACAAAAACGCACTTGGAAAGTTTTGCCGCATCGAATCGCGCGTGCAGGGTGCGAACGGCATTCCCGGAGACTGGCGCAAATTCGAAGAAAAAGGGGGCGGCATGATGCTCGACTGGGGCGTGCATCTCATCGATCAGATGGTGTATATGCTCCCCGAACTTCCCGAAAGCGTCTATTGCCGATACTTTTATGGCGCGGGCTTTGAAGTGGACGACGGTTTTCGCCTGGAAATGAACTATAATGGCGGGCTGAGTGTGGAGATCGCGGTGGACACCAATTGTTTTATTCCCTTGCCGAGATGGACGGTTTACGGCGCGGACGGCACGGCGGTCATCGAAGATTGGGCTTTGAACGGCGGCATAGTCAAACCCGTCTATTCCAAAGATATCAAGATCGCGGGCATTCAGGCCGGCAACGGTTTTACAAAGACGATGGCGTACCGTACTGCGGAATCCGTCGTAAAGAGCGAACTGGATAAAGTGAGCCCTGAACCTAACGCATTCTATAACGAGTTTTACGACGTCGTCGTAGATCATAAAGAGCCGTTGATCCGATCTTCGGAAGTGATGAATGTCATGAAAATCATGGAGGCGGCTAAGCGTTCTGCGAAAGAAAATCAAGTGATAACTATAGCGAGGCATTAA